Sequence from the Argopecten irradians isolate NY chromosome 12, Ai_NY, whole genome shotgun sequence genome:
AGTGGCTCTACACCAAACCTATCACTGCATCCATGTCTGGGAATCTCAGAAAAATGCTTGGTACAGAGAGTGACAGCGACACATTACATCATGAGGGAGGTCCAACACAGATTGCAAAGGACAATACTGCTGTACAGAGAGCTATGGAAATAATCCCTGTATTGATGAGAAATCCCTTCAGTGATGAGACAGTAGATGTTCTGGTCAACATAGCAACAGGAGAAAAGAAGGCTGATGATGAAGTTTGCCGCGACCTTACAAGTGTCAAGGCTATTGGTGAAAAAGCGTTGAAAACCTGTCTGGATGGAGGAGGAGAAAAACTACCAGTTGTCAAGCTAAAGACATTTGAACATAAACGTATGAAAAGCAAAAGCCTGAAGGGGAATACAACACAAGCTAAACAAGTTGAAGTCAACATTTTACAACGAGTCACACAAATAATTGCCAGTGGTGGGCAGATTGATATTAAGGAACTTATTGGAGAACATGAGTGTACCGAAATACCTCCTTCACTGTTTGATAGTACGGGTGAACTTCGGCGAGGTTCATAGTCGGTTTTAATCAAGGTACTACTTAATGAGGCAAATGTTGAGCGGATGACAACAATACCATCAGACCATACTGCAAAGAAGACTGCATGTGTTGTGGATGGGATGTGTTCCATACAGAGATGGTCCTTTCTCCCAGAGGAAACATTCGAAGATGTTCAGCGACGATATCTGCAGAGGCTTACGACAGACATTCCACCTGATACCACGAGTATTCACTTTTGCTGTGACAGATATGACCATGCCCCAAGCCTGAAATCGTCTGAGCGGAATCACGGAACTGCAGGCAAATTAACTAAACTCTTTGATATAAGAGCAAACCTACAAACACCCGCATTCCGTGACTTTGCCGTTGTCGACAAAAACAAAGCTTCTCTTTTGAATTTTCTTTGTGAAACCTGGTCAGATAACGTTGAGTACAATGGACCACACCTGTACCTGTCAGGAGGATTTGAAGATCAGACAAAGAGTGTTGTGGTCACACCGGAAGGATGTTTTCCAGTTCTGGAACTGGAATCAACGCAAGAAGAGGCAGATACAAGAATCATACTGCACATGCTTCACTCTGTGGAAAAAGTTGAAGCCGAGCGAGTTGTTGTTTATGCGAATGATACAGATGTTATTATTTCCTGTATATACTATTACAGCAAGTATCCATCTATTGGTGAACTGTACGTTAGAACTGAACAAAATTCATACATCCCTATTCATACGCTGTCGTTGGCACTAGGACCTGAAAAATGCAGTTTATTGCCATATATCCATGCACTCTCTGGGAAAGATGACACCAGTTTCATTTTTCGACTCGGAAAAAACAAAGATATGGAAAGCACTTGCTTCCATCAATACATCTCCCCTGTTGACGGTTGGTGACATTCCTAGTGCAAGAGAACTATCCGAGGAACTTGTTCAAGCAAGCACAGACTTAGTAGTAAAGGCGTTCGGAGGGACCCAGGAAGACACACTCGGAAGTCTGCGAATGAAAAAGTTTCTCACAGGAACATCTGGAACGCTGGTCAGTCTTCCACCAACAACAGCTGCATTTATGCAGCACATCAAAAGAGCAGTTCTGTCAGCAATCATCATCAAATCGTCACATGTGGCGAGGGCTCCCGATGTAAACTTCTCCGATTTTGGTTGGATAGTGAATGACACTGGCAATCTAGTCGCTGTGAAAATGCTGAAACCAGCATTTCCAACTAGTTTAGAGAAAAGTTTCAAATGCAAATGCCGAAAGAAGTGTGCTGGCAAATTGTGTGTGCAGTAGAAACAATGTAGCATGTTTTGTGGGTTGTAGTTGTCAAGGCAAATCTGGACAATGTACACGCATCACTCCCACCTACCAAGAGGAGGATAGTGACCAAGATTGAACAAACACCGCGTAGACAATCATTACATTTTATGGAAAGTTAAACTGTTATAATCTATATAGTGTAATATTATAGCAATGAACACAATCTTCATAGTTTGAAGGAGTCCTTACATGTATGCatttacttacatgtatgtatttgagGTACATAAGCTTTCATTTTATGATCGCTTTTGGAGATTTTTTGAATTGACAGATAAAAAGTCAAACTCAAATATAATTGAGATAATATACAAGTAGTTCTATTCAATAGTAGGCATAAATGTTTAGTTAGATAGATTTTATGAGGAAACGACATTTAATATCGTGTGTCATTTTGAATGAATTTTACCCGCTTCAGTTTAGTTTTTGTTTGAATTCATAAGCATTCGAATATGAACCAAAATTGCACTCTCAtcttattatttcttttaattctttataacaattacttaaaataaaaaaaaaactgtcatTAGAAAATTGTCAATACCAGATAAAATCCTAAGATAGTGGAAATATGATTAAACCTGAACaaaatatgtgtgtattttgtgcAAAATTTGACCTTCAAGTAACCTTGACCTTTTCAATGTCAAGATAAATGATTAGGTTATAAATGAGTAAATCTATTTAGTCTCTGATActttatgtattaatatatttGCTCTAGTAGAACTTTTTACAAGAACTTGTATCCCTACCCCATTTACTGATAACAATGCAAATTTATTGGTTCCGTCGAATATGACCCCTAGTTTTTTTTAAGTAGGTTTCTAGAAATGGTAGCTAGATCCAACATGTAAGGAATTGTTCATAGTAACTAGAAATAACAATTTGGAGGGTCAAAAAAGAATATTAAAGTTTCTGAGGAATACAATTgaagtcaaataaaaaaattcctCTTTTTCGAATTGAAAatttgactttgaccttcatgtGACCTTTAGCTAAAATTGTAcatgaacattatttttatttaaaatcttctattatatattcatgttaGAATGATACCTAAAACAAACCATTATCTCTCTTATTGTCCAACCTATTGGAGTTCCCCTTTCCCTACCCCATTCTCGGGAAATCGCCAAATTTTTATATGGGCGCTGCTATAAATGACCCCATAAAAAATTCTGTGTGGATTTCCCAGAAGGTTGGCCAACCTAAAATTATCTGGGAAGGTCCATTGTAAccaaaaaacaacaccaacctTTGCCAGCTTTTGGTGTCCATAAAACCTCTCTGGCTCCCCAGGTATAGGTCGTCTGGTCACGATCGCGACCGCACGCCTGGATTTGAGTTGGACTGGTGTGTTGACAGAATTTAGTGTTGTTTAATAAtggtatgtattttttttttacggTTTGATCATTTAATAGCTCGGTGCTTGGTTAGCATATCAGATATGACATAAACTATAGCCTATGAACTTAAAATGCATGAACTTGTTTTATGTTAGGTAACGTGTAAGATAGCCTAATGCTTTCATCTTATTATCTATGATACGCGTAATATATAATACCTACAAGAAATTTAGGCCTAGTTATTTTGTCATAGCGAACCAACTAAACACACATACTTTGCATCGTCCGAAAACtgaatttttttcaaagaatCTATTTTTTTGGTATCTGTGActtttgtagttgaccttttggcCCCAAATCCAATCCCAAAGTATGATATGTTActtttgtatgaagtttgaacaaattctcaACTTACATGTATCACCCGGAATCCAAAAGGATTTATGAAACAATCTAATTTtagtaacagtgtaacagtgacctttgtagttgaccttttgacccctaATCCAATCCgaagctgtattttctcatatgctattAGTGTGTGAATAATTGATCGAAATCCGTTTatgttttctcaagttatctTCTGGAAACTAATAATTTGTGAAAAAATCGTTTTATAGTAAATtagacctttgtagttgaccttttgaccctaAATTTAATCCCAAGCTTTGTTTCCCCCTATGTCACCATTGTATgatgtttgaacaaattccgttgATGTCCGGACTTATCATCCGGAAACTAAaataatttgtgaaacaattaatttttagtaacaatgacctttgtagttgacctttagaccccaaattcaatcccaagttgattatattttctcatatgcctCCATTGCGTGAAGTTTGATAAAAATCCGTTAGTTTTTTTCTCaggttatcgtctggaaacgaaattttttaaacaatctaTTATTAGTTATGTAGtcgaccttttgaccccaaattcaatgcCGAGCTGTATTTTCCCATATGCTAcaattgtgtgaagtttgaatTTTTTCCCAAGATATtcagacagacaaacagacagacactTCGGCGGGCATtcagacagacaaacagacagacactaTAGTCACCTCCGGTTTCACCGGAAGGGGACTAAAAAAAGACAAACTATTCTATAAGAAACATTGCAACTATTTAATTCGTatcataatatgtaaaatgatcaTGATTACTGTACAAGGCATTGGGAATATGTCATCCAAAATGATTCAAGAGGTGATATTTACAGAAAGTTGTTCAATATCATTATAATCGTACATTACCTCGGCATATCACATATGCCcgaattcaaaacatttttgcaGGATTCTGAATCCATGGCTACCGAAAagaacttttgttttctttcgtTGGGTGATCCTGTtcattacaaagtttttaaatcttttttcaGTTATATCTATCTTGCGAGTGTAAATTTCAGGGATTTTGTCTTTTCTTACAATCAAAACAGAGTTACGATTCTGGAGAGAAATTGTTCTTCCCGTGTCTGTGAAATTAAACACTATTGTGAAAGTTTCATTCTCGCAGACCTCTGGCATGAATGCTGAAGGAAGCATGTCAAAAAAGTGTCCAACATCAAATGTGTTGATGTGTTCTGGGGTTACGACTGTCATACCGGAGAAGTCGAGCTCTCCTGTCGTCTCAAGTGCAGACGTTCTCAGATAGTTCATGGCGTTGGTGTTGATCTGTTTGTCGGCCAACATGTTCAGGCTGTCGACCTTCACCGCCTTGGCTGTCTCGTCAGTGTCATTAACAGCGATGGCATACGAGGCCAGTTCCAGCGCCCACTGTGGATTTCCCTGCTCCAGTGCCGTCCGAGCCGACGTCACAAGGTTGGTGACGCCGCCTGCCAGATCCGCCATGTGCTGGGCCTTTTCGTTCACTGTGAGAGGGAAAAGATCCATAGGGTCGCCGCTAAACCAACCTAAATACATCTGGAAGACACCTTTAACGGACCACTCCACCATACCATACTCCTCCTGCAGAGAAGGAAGCTTGGCTAACGACGATGGAAGTTTGACTTTGCGGGCGACCTCGCTAGGTGAGAGTCCCTTGTTGATGTAGCGAAGAGCCTGGTCGTGGATGTATTGGATACCGTCCCTGTGGGGAGTGAGTGTGTCCAGGATCACCTGTTGTCCTATGATAGGACCCAAGTGACTCGGAACAAGATAGGTTAAGTTCAGGTATATCATGTAGTCCAGTGACCGGAACCATTCCTTAGCGTCCCGGACCTTCGCTCCTCGGATGGTGTAGATGTTGGGGAACGCCTCGTAGTATGTATCTCCGCACATAAACATATTCCATTCCGGGATGTATACGCCCATATGATCCGTTGTCTCCCCTTGAATCCTGACTAGACGCAGCTTCAAGCCTGTTGGGAAAAAGCAAGGTTAAAGCATTGTGGTGAGTTCAAATTACTTGCTTCAGAAATGCTATCTGTAGACATCTGTGTACTATAAATCAAGCCAACGATTTCTCGGTTATCAAACATATCCCCATATGACTAGGTTTGAAAAATCAGTATTTAGAATCTAATCTTagtttgatatgaaatacaaatattaacGTAACTtatatttgcattaaaatttCAGAAATCTTACCACAAGTATTtcatattaaaatacattaaaatacgACCTATTCCATCAAAGGATTTGGTAAGATTTGAAACATGGTTTTTGTCATACTGCATGACGTCGTTAAAGAAGAGTAGATGTAACCAATGGGAAATTATccttatttcatttctttttcgcAGACAATCTCAGCCAATCGACAGTCTGGGTTGTCTTCTATATGGAGCACCAACTGAAGGCAATTCTACATAATCGGGTAATCTAGGCCTGATATTGGAAGAGCACAATTCTACATAATCGGGTAATCTAGGCCTGTTATTGGAAGAGCACAATTCTACATAATCGGGTAATCTAGGCCTGTTATTGGAAGAGCACAATTCTACATAATCGGGTAATCTAGGCCTGTTATTGGAAGAGCACAATTCTACATAATCGGGTAATCTAGGCCTGTTATTGGAAGAGCACAATTCTACATAATCGGGTAATCTAGGCCTGTTATTGGAAGAGCACAATTCTACATAATCGGGTAATCTAGGCCTGTTATTGGAAGAAACACAATTCTACATAATCGGGTAATCTAGGCCTGTTATTGGAAGAGCACAGTTCTACATAATCGGGTAATCTAGGCCTGTTATTGGAAGAGCACAGTTCTACATAATCGGGTAATCTAGGCCTGTTATTGGAAGAGCACAATTCTACACAATCGGGTAATCTAAGCCTGTTATTGGAAGAGCACAGTTCTACATAATCGGGTAATCTAGGCCTGTTATTGGAAGAGCACAATTCTACATAATCGGGTAATCTAGGCCTGTTATTGGAAGAGCACAGTTCTACATAATCGGGTAATCTAGGCCTGTTATTGGAAGAGCACAGTTCTACATAATCGGGTAATCTAGGCCTGTTATTGGAAGAGCACAATTCTACATAATCGGGTAATCTAGGTCTGTTATTGGAAGAGCACAGTTCTACATAATCGGGTAATCTAGGCCTGTTATTGGAAGAGCACAGTTCTACATAATCGGGTAATCTAGGCCTGTTATTGGAAGAGCACAGTTCTACATAATCGGGTAATCTAGGCCTGTTATTGGAAGAGCACAATTCTACATAATCGGGTAATCTAGGCCTGTTATTGGAAGAGCACAGTTCTACATAATCGGGTAATCTAGGCCTGTTATTGGAAGAGCACAGTTCTACATAATCGGGTAATCTAGGCCTGTTATTGGAAGAGCACAGTTCTACATAATCGGGTAATCTAGGCCTGTTATTGGAAGAGCACAGTTCTACATAATCGGGTAATCTAGGCCTGTTATTGGAAGAGCACAGTTCTACATAATCGGGTAATCTAGGCCTGTTATTGGAAGAGCACAGTTCTACATAATCGGGTAATATAGGCCTGTTATTGGAAGAGCACACATTATGATGTACCTGCAATAACGACATCCATTTCCTCGTCGTTTAGAAACTTATTGGGATAGAGAAATCCAAACGTGGCTCCGTCCTTGCCGAAATCGACCGAGTTTTGGCTGCCGTTGAGGAAAACCCCGAATTGACGCATGGTTCTGGTAAATCGTGCAGCTGATGCGTACGTGAAGTATTCCTCCAATGCTTTGGGGAGGCCCTTGTATGCCCAGATATCAGGAGGTGCTGTGGAGTTCTCAACAAACGcctgtggtaatgataaacgGCACCTAATGATTCTATGAGTCAGTCAAATATCTCAATCCCAAGTgatttataatcaattttactatgatatagtacaggggtggatatcacgtcagtaatagtaacccctgaaggaTTACAGTATGCTAGCCGTTTGATTTTTGCGGACAACTTGAATCGTTTGATGCTATGAAGCTATGGAaactttatttgatttctttcttTCGGCAGTCGAGACGGTTAAATTCACGCCAATGAAAATTTCGTGCAATACTGATCTGTGAAATAATATGGAGAATTGAACAATAAATACACTGTTATAAtccaattttgcttgtaacgagcattttcattgccTTAGAAAATTATGATATCCTCtcataaacttttttttacacGTGATACCTACCGTGGCGCCCCCTACATGATCCATGTggtgatgtgtgtagatgataGCCTTGACTGGGGCGGAAGTGATATTCCGGAAGTCCTCTAACATGAGGCTGGCTGATTCGTGACTATCGGCTGTGTCCACTATAATCAGGCCATCGGGCGCTATGACCATGATGGCGTTACCCAGGGACTGCCCTCCCGTGGCCACGTATACGGCATCAGTCACCTGCAATGGAGGATCTGACTTCATTCCGTTCACTCAGATAGGTTTATTTGACTAATAACgtatttatcttttttattcatttctaATAGAGATAGGTGTTTGATTTGACAAATAACGtatttgtcttttttattcatttctaGTTACATATAAGTCAATTAAAGACACTGTCTTGATTCGACTAAAAATGTACCTTTTATTCATTTCTAATCAGTGACAGGAAAAAAAGTCTACAATACGGTCTTCGAGCTTTCGTGGTGACAATAAGAAGGTTGCATGGTCACATTCAAGGTTGAAAACATCTTATAACTTAGATGGAGCCAGATGGGTCACGACGAGGTTCATTGTATGGCATGTAAACAAAGTAGGTTAGTAactttttttgtcaaaaatgttCAAACTGGCTACACTAACCTGGAATTATCCTAATAATTTTCTACCTTTTTagcataatttttgttttgattggtATCATAAAAACACATAATCATGTTGATCCAAACTCGAAATCGAGTGAAAAAGAGCAAATATTAACATAGTTTAATTCTTTTATGGAAACCAAGCATTGCAAGCAGAATGGAAGCACATGTCATCTCAGccaaattgttgtttttgtgttaggTCTACCGTGAATAACGAGATTCCTAGGGAACCACATGCAGGGTGAAAAGATAAACAAATATCGCAGCTTTCAGGAAATGGTAGTAACATACCAGTTATGCTAAATTGAAGATGGAATTATATTAGAATGAAAAACGCATTAAAACTATATCTCCGAGATCATGTCCTGGTTAACAAATGTTAATCACAAAGTGAGGAAAATGCATCAATATTAAACCATCGGAAACTTGGGGAGACCATGTACATGCAGTAAGTAaatccacagggacctggcacgaaaatttttaaccaatagtatacatatatatatatgtatactgttagtttcaaaaaaaaatcgtgccaggtccctgtgagtAAATCTGTCTTTGTGTACATATATTGTCCTTTAGCATTTTTGCGTTTTAGTGTTGTGTTTTAACTAAATTGACAAGTATTTCTCAGCGTATTTCCATCCAAAAATTAAACCAGTACCTTTATGATTTGCCTGGTGTCACCAACGACTGTCCTGCGTATTCTCCGTCCGGTATCCCATCCACCTTGGTAGCCTCCCCTTGCTCCCAAATGCTGCATGCTACCTTGGTAATTCCCAGTCCTTCCTTGATAGCCCCCGCTCATATATTGGCCATGGACACAGGCACACAGAGTAGCCGTGACGAAAAGCAATTCCGGCACGTGCATCTTGAATAAGAAAGTGGAATATTGGTACATTCAAAACACAATCAATGGACTTATACTTCAATTACATTCTAGGATAATGACATATGTTGGTGTGATAGATATCCATAAAAGTACATGAAGATTAAGAACACATTGTAAGACCAACATAGCAATATGAGTGCAATCAATCTACAGATAAACTCTtcttttttacaaataaaaatatacagaatGTATTAAGattaaaaatacttttaatcGAAACATGATTAATGCGAGTTTGGCAAATGTGAACAATATGTAAGAGTGATTCAAATCAAAAGTATGCTGTTCTCTGAGTTTTTGAAAGGTATAGTTATTGTAAGTTTCAAATCTATGAAGATTTCCTTAAATGGATGCAGCTTTCTGGATTACAACAAAAATGCATAATGGACATCCGTAGCAAGCAAAagattagtaaaaaaaaaacaaggaaaattttaaaatattatgatGAGAAGAAACTTTTATCTCTCAATATCTAACGTGCAAATTTAGATCGACTACCAGTTGCACAAGTCAATGACAAGCATGCTGCAAATGCTATACTCATGGACTGGTAAATCAGATCTGGTATACAACACAGGTGAACATATATACTCATGGACTGGTAAATCAGATCTGGTATACAACACAGATGAACATATATACTCATGGACTGGTAAATCAGATCTGGTATACAACACAGATGAacatatataatcatggacTGATAAATCAGATCTGGTATACAACACAGATGAACATATATACTCATGGACTGGTAAATCAGATCTGGTATACAACACAGATGAACATATATACTCATGGACTGGTAAATCAGATCTGGTATACAACACAGATGAACATATATACTCATGGACTGGTAAATCAGATCTGGTATACAACACAGATGAACATATATACTCATGGACTGGTAAATCAGATCTGGTATACAACACAGATGAACATATATACTCATGGACTGATAAATCAGATCTGGTATACAACACAGATGAACATATATACTCATGGACTGGTAAATCAGATCTGGTATACAACACAGATGAACATATATACTCATGGACTGATAAATCAGATCTGGTATACAACACAgatgaacatatatatactcaTGGACTGGTAAATCAGATCTGGTATACAACACAGATGAACATATATACTCATGGACTGGTAAATCAGATCTGGTATACAACACAGATGAACATATATACTCATGGACTGGTAAATCAGATCTGGTATACAACACAGATGAACATATATACTCATGGACTGATAAATCAGATCTGGTATACAACACAGATGAACATATATACTCATGGACTGGTAAATCAGATCTGGTATACAACACAGATGAACATATATACTCATGGACTGATAAATCAGATCTGGTATACAACACAGATGAACATATATACTCATGGACTGGTAAATCAGATCTGGTATACAACACAGATGAACATATATACTCATGGACTGGTAAATCAGATCTGGTATACAACACAGATGAACATATATACTCATGGACTGGTAAATCAGATCTGGTATACAACACAGATGAACATATATACTCATGGACTGGTAAATCAGATCTGGTATACAACACAGATGAACATATATACTCATGGACTGGTAAATCAGATCTGGTATACAACACAGATGAACATATATACTCATGGACTGGTAAATCAGATCTGGTATACAACACAGATGAACATATATACTCATGGACTGGTAAATCAGATCTGGTATACAACACAGGTGAACATATATACTCATGGACTGATAAATCAGATCTGGTATACAACACAGGTGAACATATATACTCATGGACTGGTAAATCAGATCTGGTATACAACACAGATGAACATATATACTCATGGACTGGTAAATCAGATCTGGTATACAACACAGGTGAACATATATACTCTCATGGACTGGTAAATCAGATCTGGTATACAACACAGATGAACACATATACTCATGGACTGGTAAATCAGATCTGGTATACAACACAGATGAACACATATACTCATGGACTGATAAATCAGATATGGTATACAACACAGATGAACATACCTTGTGGTGGAGTGGACGGTCTGGTCTGAATCTTTAAGGTTACTGGATATATATGCACTTTCAACTTCTTGGGAGGCTTGAGTAATTAATGATGAGTTCTCCTGGACGGGTCAAACAATGGCCAGTTAATGTGTATGATTGCCATATTTATACAGGTCTCCATCAATCAACTCCGGCGAACATCGCAGAAAAGCAGGTAAATACGATGTCGTCACTCATACGGAATACACTGGCTGTGTGACCGTCCATCAAGGTCTTGTGCACTACATTGAATTACACTGTGTACTGTTATACAAGTGGAAGAAACTGCTGTCCATGACTTCCAGTTCCAACATAAGTAGGAGAGTTACAACTTATACTTAAATGACTTATCGTGAAATGATTATGAGATGCATGTTGAAAGCATTTGCGTATgaatatacactgtatatccaATTTTACGCTTCCaattatgatattaattatgCCAAAGTTTGGCAAAATACTGTCAAAACCAACTTAACACTTCATAAATCAATAAACCAAATAGTTAAAAGTTTACACAAGTCAGTAATTACTGTAGGCAAATTAGCTCCAAAGAATTTATAAAACGTCAAAGCTTACAGAAAGTCATATCGTACCATCACCATCATAGAAATGTATTTGTcgacttttattttatgtttttgagAGTATGAACCTTAATAGTGacaaatacatacatgcatAGTTTACATTTTTCTTACTGTTATAGGGACTAcaattgtttaaatatttgacGAAAATGATGCAGTTTTAAGCCCATATCGCAATGATCTGGTTATAAGCTTAGCATTGTTGTTTTAACGATTTTTATTCAATGTAGTCTACAGTGATCAAAATGTCGACTGAAATTGTAAGAAGGAACAACCGGTCGGGtaaaccttaaagatgctccaccgtctacagaacataaacgataatcatcatttgaactatgattggtatttaatcgtgtgtatatatatctaattaactcaaaaatcatataaaatagtttattttacTGTTGATAGATGTGCTATcggtactttattccatataggatatagatgcatggatttttttcgggacgcaattaataatttttaatatttttaatttgaagggaaattggaagctcaaacttttcaatggtggtaatggtgtaaagtaagtaacttttgtatgtGAGGAAACATTATAATtcctctgctcctgtttttgatagagaaaaataccatttgtcagcggtgtgGCATATTTAATGTTTAACCGTGTATCAACAGCTTTGCCATGAAACTGTCACCAATGTTTGGTCGCGCCAGTCTCCTCACGTCTCCCTCTGTCAGATCATTATCACCGGTTCTCGGAATATGAACATTAAGACTTAGGCCGTTCGTATCAGCAGGAAACATTCACGTCATTATAAACAgagtgtgtatatttatactcatccgtttttatttacatgtgtTGAGGACCTTGATATGACAAAGATTGCTATCCATTTGTCatcttttttatcatttttgttgtaGTACCTGTTGTAGTACCTGTTAAGTAGCTGACGTTGTAACTTGTTGTTTACATTCTCGTTTACGCTGGTTCAATGATCTCAAACTAAATCACTGGATACTTTAGTTGAAGGATGGTCGTGATTTGTTCAATTTGACGATTTAGTTATTATACCAATTCAAAATTTGATGAAATCtaagttaataattatttattgtcaACGTAAGTGAATAAATAATTTGTGAAAAAGTGTAAATGCTGACAATATCTGTAATATAAAGTGAGAATGATGTAAGTTTGTGTTTAAACTTAACATAAAGAACTATGGAAAATAGTGTGAGCCCTTTTTTGAACATAATATTGTTAGTTACATCAATTATTGTATGTAAAAAGACGGCAAATATGtggacatgtatttgttttcttACTTGATCATTgccaaaattttaatttatgaagATGTCTACTTTTTCATCTCGCGGCTTTTGCTTGTGAATCC
This genomic interval carries:
- the LOC138335877 gene encoding linear primary-alkylsulfatase-like, which translates into the protein MHVPELLFVTATLCACVHGQYMSGGYQGRTGNYQGSMQHLGARGGYQGGWDTGRRIRRTVVGDTRQIIKVTDAVYVATGGQSLGNAIMVIAPDGLIIVDTADSHESASLMLEDFRNITSAPVKAIIYTHHHMDHVGGATAFVENSTAPPDIWAYKGLPKALEEYFTYASAARFTRTMRQFGVFLNGSQNSVDFGKDGATFGFLYPNKFLNDEEMDVVIAGLKLRLVRIQGETTDHMGVYIPEWNMFMCGDTYYEAFPNIYTIRGAKVRDAKEWFRSLDYMIYLNLTYLVPSHLGPIIGQQVILDTLTPHRDGIQYIHDQALRYINKGLSPSEVARKVKLPSSLAKLPSLQEEYGMVEWSVKGVFQMYLGWFSGDPMDLFPLTVNEKAQHMADLAGGVTNLVTSARTALEQGNPQWALELASYAIAVNDTDETAKAVKVDSLNMLADKQINTNAMNYLRTSALETTGELDFSGMTVVTPEHINTFDVGHFFDMLPSAFMPEVCENETFTIVFNFTDTGRTISLQNRNSVLIVRKDKIPEIYTRKIDITEKRFKNFVMNRITQRKKTKVLFGSHGFRILQKCFEFGHM